A single window of Chloroflexota bacterium DNA harbors:
- a CDS encoding cupin domain-containing protein: protein MASYLFAQLNEINQQRCPCGFTRRAFVSPDNPTATVHLLDVESDAQVHYHKTLTEIYLILEGEGALELDGARVPVKPMSAVMIKPGCRHRALGKLRIAIIPIPAFDPSDEWFD, encoded by the coding sequence ATGGCTAGCTATTTGTTCGCTCAACTCAATGAGATCAATCAACAACGCTGTCCCTGTGGATTCACGCGCCGCGCGTTCGTGTCGCCGGACAATCCGACCGCGACGGTTCATCTGCTCGATGTCGAATCGGACGCGCAGGTGCACTATCACAAAACGCTGACCGAGATTTATTTGATTCTCGAAGGCGAAGGCGCGTTGGAGTTGGACGGCGCGCGTGTGCCGGTCAAACCGATGAGCGCGGTGATGATCAAACCTGGGTGTCGCCATCGCGCGCTCGGCAAACTTCGCATCGCGATCATTCCGATCCCCGCGTTCGATCCCAGCGACGAGTGGTTCGATTAG
- a CDS encoding IclR family transcriptional regulator, which produces MQRSSKVIGSLQRAIDILNLFDERNPELGNTDIAKQLGLHKSTASSLIRTLEINGYLAQNPTTRKYRLGFRLLERASSVLNQIPVRDVAIPALQSLRDELDETVNLGILDGGDAVYIERLLGTKLLGMHSEIGKRAAAHSTALGKAILACLPMADAQAFIKQYGLPAVTTKTITDRARFLQELDKVREQGFALDDEENEVGGRCVAAPVFDHAGKPVASVSVSAPSARLAMADVPRIGARVLEIAKAISRDLGYLPRAF; this is translated from the coding sequence ATGCAACGCTCATCTAAAGTTATCGGCTCACTCCAACGCGCGATTGATATCCTCAACCTCTTTGACGAACGCAACCCCGAACTAGGCAACACGGACATTGCGAAACAACTTGGGTTACACAAGAGCACCGCGTCCAGTTTGATTCGAACACTCGAAATCAACGGCTACCTCGCGCAGAATCCCACCACGCGCAAGTATCGGCTAGGGTTCAGACTGCTCGAACGCGCGTCCTCGGTGTTGAATCAAATCCCGGTCCGCGATGTGGCGATCCCGGCGCTCCAATCGCTCCGCGATGAACTTGACGAGACGGTCAATTTAGGGATCCTCGATGGAGGCGACGCGGTCTACATCGAACGCTTGCTCGGCACGAAATTGCTCGGCATGCATTCTGAAATCGGCAAGCGTGCGGCGGCGCACAGCACGGCGCTTGGCAAAGCGATACTCGCGTGTTTGCCGATGGCAGACGCGCAAGCATTCATCAAGCAGTATGGGTTGCCCGCCGTGACCACCAAAACTATCACCGACCGCGCGCGCTTTTTGCAAGAACTTGATAAAGTGCGCGAGCAGGGTTTTGCGCTCGACGACGAAGAGAACGAGGTTGGTGGGCGTTGCGTCGCCGCGCCGGTATTCGATCATGCCGGCAAACCGGTCGCGTCCGTCAGCGTTTCCGCACCGAGCGCGCGTCTGGCGATGGCAGATGTGCCGCGCATCGGCGCGCGTGTGCTCGAAATCGCCAAAGCCATTTCGCGCGATCTCGGATATTTGCCGCGCGCGTTTTGA
- a CDS encoding 3-ketoacyl-ACP reductase, translated as MTDKIALVTGAARGIGRGIAVALAARGWGIVVNYRGNADAAAEALRLIVQAGGRGIIVQGDVAVTQDRERLVAATLEHFGHVDLLVNNAGMAPRVRTDMLQVGEASYDEVMATNLKGPFFLTQLVARKMIELKTPNAKIVNIGSLSAYASSPNRAEYCVSKAGVAMMTALFADRLAEYGINVYEIRPGIIETDLTSVVKAKYDKLIAEGLLPIKHWGQPDDVARAVVAIAEDALPYSTGEVINVDGGFHLRRL; from the coding sequence ATGACAGATAAAATCGCGCTCGTCACCGGCGCGGCGCGCGGAATTGGTCGCGGGATTGCGGTTGCACTCGCCGCGCGCGGTTGGGGGATTGTCGTCAATTATCGCGGCAACGCGGACGCGGCGGCGGAGGCATTGCGCTTAATCGTCCAAGCTGGTGGGCGCGGCATCATCGTGCAGGGCGACGTTGCGGTTACACAAGACAGAGAGCGCCTCGTCGCCGCGACGCTCGAACATTTCGGTCATGTTGATTTGCTCGTGAACAATGCGGGTATGGCGCCGCGCGTGCGTACCGACATGCTTCAGGTTGGCGAAGCGAGTTACGACGAAGTGATGGCGACGAATTTGAAGGGACCATTTTTCCTGACACAACTCGTCGCGCGGAAAATGATCGAACTCAAAACGCCGAACGCGAAAATCGTCAATATCGGTTCGCTCAGCGCGTACGCCAGCAGTCCCAATCGCGCCGAGTACTGCGTCTCGAAAGCCGGCGTCGCGATGATGACCGCGCTCTTTGCGGATCGCCTCGCCGAGTACGGCATCAACGTTTACGAAATTCGTCCTGGGATCATCGAAACGGATTTGACAAGTGTGGTCAAAGCCAAGTACGACAAGCTGATCGCCGAAGGATTATTGCCGATCAAACACTGGGGGCAGCCGGATGACGTTGCGCGCGCGGTCGTCGCGATTGCCGAAGACGCGCTGCCGTACTCGACCGGCGAAGTAATCAACGTGGACGGCGGATTTCATTTGCGAAGATTGTGA
- a CDS encoding Gfo/Idh/MocA family oxidoreductase yields MTTFQKADGASYAPKGKANIVVGKGEFRFAAIGLDHGHIFGMCNGLIEAGAELAWVYDPDPEKVADFCKTFTAVRVARSEQEIMDDATIKLVASAAVASERCALGLRAMDAGKDYFADKPPLTTLAQLDAAKAKVQTTGRKYAAYYSERIHVEAAIYAGELIQSGAIGRVIQVIGMGPHRISLTTRPAWFFEKDKYGGILCDIGSHQIEQFLFYAGAKDAQVLHSKVANYHHPDYPGLEDFGDATLVADNGATQYFRVDWFTPNGLGSWGDGRTFILGTDGYIELRKYLDVARESEGDHVYLVDHQGEHHIPVHGKVGYPFFGQLILDCLNRTENAMTQAHTFKAIELAIRAEMQALKVA; encoded by the coding sequence ATGACCACATTTCAAAAAGCAGACGGCGCGAGTTACGCGCCCAAAGGCAAGGCAAACATCGTCGTCGGCAAGGGCGAATTCCGGTTTGCCGCAATCGGACTCGATCACGGGCACATTTTCGGAATGTGTAACGGCTTGATCGAAGCCGGCGCGGAACTCGCGTGGGTGTACGACCCAGACCCGGAAAAGGTCGCGGATTTTTGCAAGACATTCACTGCCGTGCGCGTCGCGCGATCCGAACAAGAAATAATGGACGATGCGACGATCAAACTTGTCGCGAGCGCGGCGGTCGCGTCGGAGCGTTGCGCGTTGGGTTTGCGCGCGATGGACGCCGGCAAGGATTATTTCGCGGACAAGCCGCCGCTCACGACGCTCGCACAACTCGACGCGGCGAAGGCAAAGGTACAGACGACCGGGCGAAAGTACGCGGCGTACTATTCCGAGCGCATCCACGTCGAAGCCGCGATCTATGCGGGTGAGTTGATCCAGTCCGGCGCGATTGGGCGCGTGATTCAGGTCATCGGCATGGGACCGCATCGCATTAGTTTGACGACGCGCCCCGCGTGGTTTTTCGAAAAAGACAAGTACGGCGGAATTTTGTGCGACATTGGTTCGCATCAAATCGAGCAATTTTTATTTTACGCCGGCGCAAAGGATGCCCAGGTTTTGCACAGCAAGGTCGCCAATTATCATCACCCCGACTATCCGGGCTTGGAAGATTTTGGCGATGCGACGCTCGTCGCGGATAATGGGGCGACCCAGTATTTTCGCGTGGACTGGTTCACGCCGAACGGGCTGGGTTCGTGGGGCGATGGACGCACGTTCATTCTCGGTACAGATGGCTACATCGAACTTCGCAAGTATCTCGACGTGGCGCGCGAATCGGAAGGCGATCACGTTTATCTCGTAGATCACCAGGGCGAGCATCACATTCCGGTTCACGGCAAGGTTGGTTATCCCTTCTTCGGTCAACTGATTCTCGATTGTTTGAATCGCACCGAGAACGCGATGACGCAAGCGCACACGTTCAAGGCAATCGAGTTGGCGATTCGCGCGGAGATGCAAGCGTTGAAGGTGGCGTAG
- a CDS encoding Gfo/Idh/MocA family oxidoreductase, which produces MIRVAIIGAGSIADTHIEAFLKFSERCEIVALADIYPDKIAEKIQKYNLNAKAYRDHRALLDDARCDLVAICAPPFAHAPATIDALNAGKHVFVEKPMATCLAECDQMIAAARANKRLLSVVAQNRYRTPLMKLKQIVASGIIGDIRHAQVDSFWWRGANYYDLWWRGTWEKEGGGCTINHAVHQIDLFQWIVGMPQSLQAMVANIAHPNSEVEDFSTTVLFYANGAIGQVNASLVHHGEPQQLVVQGACATVGVPWKVKASRQRDNGFPEDAPALAAQIQAMYEHLPVLAHEKHAGQIANVLAAIEGREELLIDGIVGRNTIELVTAIYFSGFTNSRVGLPLASDNPFYTREGILANVKRFHQKTKSVENFADSPIIVGAASDEKK; this is translated from the coding sequence ATGATTCGAGTTGCTATCATCGGCGCCGGCTCGATTGCCGACACACACATCGAAGCGTTTCTGAAATTTTCCGAGCGTTGCGAGATTGTCGCGCTCGCGGATATTTATCCGGACAAGATCGCGGAGAAAATCCAAAAGTACAACTTGAATGCCAAGGCGTACCGCGATCATCGCGCGTTGCTCGACGACGCGCGGTGCGATCTCGTCGCGATTTGCGCGCCGCCGTTCGCGCACGCGCCCGCGACGATTGACGCGCTCAACGCGGGCAAGCACGTCTTCGTCGAAAAACCGATGGCGACCTGCCTCGCCGAGTGCGATCAAATGATCGCGGCGGCGCGCGCGAACAAGCGATTGCTTTCGGTCGTCGCGCAAAATCGGTACCGCACGCCGCTGATGAAACTGAAACAGATCGTCGCATCCGGTATCATCGGCGACATTCGCCACGCACAAGTAGATTCGTTTTGGTGGCGTGGCGCGAATTATTACGATTTGTGGTGGCGCGGCACTTGGGAAAAAGAGGGCGGCGGGTGTACGATCAATCACGCCGTCCATCAAATTGATTTGTTTCAATGGATCGTCGGCATGCCGCAATCGCTCCAAGCAATGGTCGCGAACATCGCGCACCCGAATTCCGAAGTCGAAGATTTTTCGACGACGGTGTTGTTCTACGCCAATGGCGCGATTGGGCAGGTGAACGCGTCGCTTGTGCATCACGGCGAGCCGCAGCAACTCGTCGTGCAAGGCGCGTGTGCGACGGTAGGCGTACCCTGGAAAGTGAAAGCATCGCGCCAACGCGACAATGGTTTTCCGGAGGACGCTCCCGCGCTCGCGGCGCAGATTCAAGCGATGTATGAGCATCTCCCTGTTCTCGCGCATGAAAAGCACGCCGGACAAATTGCAAACGTTCTCGCGGCGATTGAGGGTCGCGAGGAATTGTTGATTGACGGAATCGTCGGACGGAACACGATTGAACTCGTGACCGCGATCTATTTTTCCGGATTCACCAACTCGCGCGTGGGGCTGCCGCTCGCGTCGGATAATCCGTTCTACACGCGCGAAGGCATTCTCGCGAACGTCAAGCGCTTTCACCAGAAAACTAAGAGCGTCGAAAATTTTGCGGACAGCCCGATCATCGTCGGCGCTGCAAGCGATGAGAAGAAATGA
- a CDS encoding ABC transporter substrate-binding protein gives MKKTLIVSLLVALVALTVVVACAPAPTATPVPPTKAPEPTKAAAQPTAAPAQPTAAPKPTDAPKPTEAPKPTTAPTAAPVVLTKFPFRLNWTLYGEHAGFFVAREKGFYAEEGLDVDIQEGGGSGVVAGLVANNQSPVAYIDSATMIQRVVGGMPIKAVAVMLQQSPMAFIYRADAAKPTKVSEIKGSRIAITQGDASLAIFTAFLGKEGLKLDDVQFVMTANPQAKEQAVLNKQADALLGYFMDQGPRMQLQTGVKMGWTRLYDINGTSTLSSAIVVNNEWIKDAKNQDVLKRFLRATQRGWQYTSENRAEAAKIFIKYAPAFTEEIAKLEIDGTMTILQSPRTKGKALGYSDEADWKDSQDLLAKFAEMKDPKSDVKVFFDNSFLSEAPYMLKK, from the coding sequence ATGAAAAAGACGTTGATCGTCTCGTTGTTGGTCGCGCTCGTCGCGCTGACCGTAGTGGTGGCATGTGCGCCTGCGCCGACGGCGACGCCGGTTCCCCCGACCAAAGCGCCGGAACCGACCAAAGCTGCTGCCCAGCCCACCGCTGCCCCCGCGCAACCGACTGCCGCGCCCAAGCCAACGGATGCGCCCAAGCCAACTGAAGCACCCAAGCCAACTACCGCCCCCACCGCCGCACCCGTTGTTTTGACCAAGTTCCCCTTCCGTTTGAATTGGACACTGTACGGCGAACATGCCGGGTTCTTTGTTGCGCGTGAAAAAGGATTCTACGCGGAAGAAGGACTGGACGTTGACATTCAAGAAGGCGGCGGATCGGGTGTGGTTGCCGGTCTCGTTGCCAACAACCAAAGCCCGGTCGCGTACATTGATTCGGCGACGATGATCCAGCGCGTCGTCGGCGGTATGCCGATCAAAGCGGTCGCCGTAATGTTGCAACAATCGCCGATGGCATTCATCTATCGCGCCGATGCCGCCAAACCGACCAAGGTTTCGGAAATCAAAGGTTCGCGCATTGCCATCACGCAAGGCGATGCGAGTCTCGCCATCTTCACCGCGTTCCTGGGTAAAGAAGGCTTGAAGTTGGACGATGTCCAATTTGTCATGACTGCAAATCCTCAAGCCAAAGAACAAGCCGTGCTGAACAAGCAAGCGGATGCTCTGCTCGGTTACTTTATGGACCAAGGTCCGCGCATGCAGTTGCAGACCGGCGTCAAGATGGGTTGGACGCGCTTGTACGACATCAATGGCACGAGCACGCTTTCCAGCGCCATCGTCGTCAACAATGAATGGATCAAGGACGCCAAGAACCAGGATGTGTTGAAACGATTCTTGCGCGCGACGCAACGCGGTTGGCAATACACCTCGGAAAATCGCGCGGAAGCGGCGAAGATCTTTATCAAGTACGCGCCGGCGTTCACCGAAGAAATCGCCAAGTTGGAAATTGACGGCACGATGACGATCCTGCAATCGCCGCGCACCAAGGGCAAAGCGCTGGGTTATTCCGACGAAGCGGACTGGAAAGATTCGCAAGACTTGCTCGCCAAGTTTGCGGAGATGAAAGACCCCAAGTCCGATGTCAAAGTGTTCTTTGACAACTCGTTCCTGTCCGAAGCGCCGTACATGCTGAAGAAGTAA
- a CDS encoding SDR family oxidoreductase, producing the protein MNRFDLTGKRAIITGGAGDLGQALTRGLHAAGVTVAILDRSVRLDEFVASFDARVTGIRVDLTQRDELARAFGRALESLGGLDILVTAHGIQRRFPAEEFPLEVWDHIIETNLTSVFGICQMAGRVMLRQGRGKIINVASLNSFTGGITIPAYAASKGGVALLTKALSNEWAGKGICVNAIAPGYMATKMTAALQTDPVRNPQILARIPVGRWGTPDDLVGPMLFLASPASDYVTGEILPVDGGWMGR; encoded by the coding sequence ATGAACCGTTTCGATCTTACCGGCAAGCGCGCGATCATCACCGGCGGCGCGGGCGACCTGGGTCAGGCGTTGACGCGCGGTTTGCATGCGGCTGGCGTGACCGTCGCGATTTTGGACCGCTCGGTGCGCTTGGACGAATTCGTCGCGTCGTTCGATGCGCGCGTCACCGGCATACGCGTTGATCTCACTCAACGCGATGAATTGGCGCGCGCGTTTGGGCGCGCGCTCGAATCGCTTGGCGGACTGGACATTCTCGTGACCGCGCATGGGATTCAGCGGCGATTCCCCGCTGAAGAATTCCCGCTCGAGGTCTGGGATCATATCATCGAGACGAATCTCACATCGGTCTTTGGAATTTGCCAGATGGCAGGGCGCGTGATGCTCCGGCAAGGACGCGGCAAAATCATCAACGTCGCGTCGCTGAATAGTTTCACCGGCGGCATCACGATTCCGGCGTATGCCGCGAGCAAGGGCGGCGTTGCATTGCTTACCAAAGCCCTCTCGAACGAGTGGGCAGGCAAGGGCATCTGCGTGAACGCAATCGCGCCGGGCTATATGGCGACGAAAATGACCGCCGCGCTCCAAACTGATCCGGTACGGAATCCGCAAATCCTCGCGCGCATTCCGGTCGGGCGGTGGGGTACGCCGGACGATTTGGTCGGTCCGATGCTGTTCCTTGCATCACCCGCGTCCGATTACGTGACCGGCGAAATTCTGCCGGTGGATGGCGGCTGGATGGGGCGTTGA
- a CDS encoding ABC transporter permease, whose protein sequence is MATLTATAQPRKRNWMNMMLQWLTPLAGTLLFLLIWQFGVMLFNVPAYFLPTPTRILEEGIKEWSKLSTHSWITVYEMLAGYFLAVIVGVPLAIAMTSSRRFDEFVTPTMLFFQVVPKIAVAPLFIVWFGVGITPKILVAFLISFFPIVIDTAVGLRSITPDMIDLARSMGASTMQIFREFRLPTSLPYLFSGLKVAATLAVAGAVVGEFVGADKGLGYLLLVTNSNMQTALMFATIVVLTIIGLIFFYIIEFLETLLIPWHVTQRTKEEAPTM, encoded by the coding sequence ATGGCAACTCTAACTGCAACGGCTCAACCCCGCAAGCGTAACTGGATGAACATGATGCTCCAATGGTTGACTCCATTAGCGGGCACATTGCTCTTTTTGCTCATCTGGCAATTTGGTGTGATGTTGTTCAATGTGCCGGCGTACTTTTTGCCCACGCCCACGCGGATTCTGGAAGAGGGCATCAAAGAGTGGTCCAAACTCAGCACGCATAGCTGGATCACGGTCTATGAAATGCTCGCCGGGTATTTTCTCGCCGTGATTGTTGGCGTACCGCTTGCCATCGCAATGACCTCGTCGCGCCGCTTTGACGAATTCGTAACGCCGACGATGCTCTTTTTCCAAGTTGTGCCCAAGATTGCGGTTGCGCCCTTGTTCATCGTTTGGTTCGGCGTTGGCATTACGCCCAAAATTCTGGTTGCGTTTCTGATTTCGTTTTTCCCCATTGTGATTGACACGGCAGTCGGTTTGCGTTCGATTACACCCGACATGATTGACCTCGCGCGCTCGATGGGCGCGAGCACGATGCAAATCTTTCGCGAGTTTCGCTTGCCGACCAGTTTGCCGTACCTGTTCAGCGGTCTCAAAGTCGCGGCGACGCTCGCCGTCGCGGGCGCAGTCGTCGGCGAGTTTGTCGGCGCGGACAAGGGGCTGGGTTATCTCTTGCTCGTCACCAACTCGAATATGCAGACCGCGTTGATGTTCGCGACAATTGTCGTTCTCACGATTATCGGTTTGATTTTCTTCTACATTATCGAATTTCTCGAAACGCTATTGATCCCATGGCACGTCACACAACGCACCAAAGAAGAAGCGCCAACAATGTAG
- a CDS encoding NADH:flavin oxidoreductase, whose amino-acid sequence MPSYPRIASFKTTDAFRKHLVASNIALELDDAIQSGADAPLAQSYRLPNGFVVGNRFAVAPMEGWDGTRDGRPSELTMRRWQRFGLSGAKFIWGGEAVAVRHDGRANPLQLTAKPEFLREFVQLREGLVDAHRERFGNADDLWIGLQLTHSGRFCRPNDKKKLEPMIAYHHPILDRKFGVPPDYPVLSDGDIARLIEDFVAAAQFAQRAGFHFVDIKHCHGYLGHELLSAHDRPGKYGGSFENRTRYAREIIAGIRANAPGLEIGVRLSAWDFVPFKPGMDGVGEPESCEKPYRYAFGGDGTGLGIDLAEPKKFLDLLASLDVKMVCVTCASPYYNPHLMRPATFPPSDGYQPPEDPLVGVARQVNAATELKAHCPDMTIIGSTYSYLQEFLPNVAQNVVRTGKADFVALGRMVLTYPEMCADVLAGRALERKRICRTFSDCTTAPRNGIVSGCYPLDEFYKTSEEAKALAAVKGK is encoded by the coding sequence ATGCCTTCATACCCTCGAATCGCTTCATTCAAAACCACCGACGCGTTTCGCAAGCACTTGGTCGCGTCGAACATCGCGCTGGAATTGGACGACGCGATTCAATCTGGCGCGGACGCGCCGCTCGCGCAATCGTACCGCTTGCCGAACGGTTTCGTCGTCGGCAATCGTTTCGCGGTTGCGCCGATGGAGGGCTGGGACGGCACGCGCGATGGTCGTCCGAGCGAGTTGACGATGCGGCGTTGGCAACGGTTTGGTTTGAGCGGCGCGAAATTTATTTGGGGTGGCGAAGCAGTCGCCGTGCGGCACGACGGACGCGCGAACCCGCTTCAGTTGACCGCGAAACCGGAATTTCTGCGCGAGTTTGTCCAACTGCGCGAGGGACTCGTTGACGCGCATCGCGAGCGATTTGGGAACGCCGACGATTTGTGGATCGGTTTGCAGTTGACGCACTCGGGACGGTTTTGTCGTCCGAACGACAAGAAGAAACTCGAACCGATGATCGCGTATCATCATCCGATTTTGGATCGCAAGTTCGGCGTGCCGCCGGATTATCCGGTGTTGAGCGACGGCGACATCGCGCGTTTGATCGAGGATTTCGTCGCCGCCGCGCAATTCGCGCAACGCGCCGGTTTTCACTTTGTGGATATCAAACACTGTCACGGATACCTGGGTCACGAGTTGTTGAGCGCGCATGATCGCCCCGGCAAGTACGGCGGCAGTTTCGAAAATCGGACGCGCTACGCGCGCGAGATTATCGCGGGCATTCGCGCGAACGCGCCGGGGCTGGAGATTGGCGTGCGTTTGAGTGCGTGGGATTTTGTGCCGTTCAAGCCAGGCATGGATGGGGTGGGCGAACCGGAATCGTGCGAGAAACCGTACCGCTACGCGTTCGGCGGCGACGGTACCGGGTTGGGGATTGACCTCGCCGAGCCGAAAAAATTTCTCGATCTGCTCGCTTCGCTCGATGTGAAAATGGTGTGCGTCACGTGTGCGAGTCCGTACTACAATCCGCACCTGATGCGCCCCGCGACGTTTCCGCCGTCCGATGGGTATCAGCCGCCCGAAGACCCGCTCGTTGGCGTCGCGCGACAAGTCAACGCGGCAACCGAATTGAAAGCGCATTGTCCCGATATGACGATCATCGGCTCGACGTACTCGTACCTACAGGAATTTTTGCCGAACGTCGCGCAGAATGTCGTCCGCACTGGCAAAGCGGATTTCGTCGCGCTGGGTCGGATGGTGTTGACGTACCCGGAAATGTGCGCGGATGTACTCGCCGGTCGCGCGCTCGAACGCAAGCGGATTTGCCGCACGTTCAGCGATTGCACGACCGCGCCGCGCAATGGCATTGTCTCCGGCTGTTACCCGCTCGACGAGTTTTACAAGACGAGCGAGGAAGCGAAGGCGCTCGCGGCAGTCAAGGGGAAGTGA
- a CDS encoding glycoside hydrolase family 88 protein translates to MTTLEAKLTRTFDFAGKQLKYLIETYPRLLPMYTMNGKWKHSGESWTNWCEGFLGGQLWLMFQHTGDARFAWRAKAEYYSRLIEERKDDRNVHDLGFLFWSTWKRWYDVTGDPVINDVVVHAGKTLSLRFKEKGQYLRSFVSDESCFIDIMMNVGIIFYAAQQLNDADMLRKATQHCLTTRKYLVRGDGSTSHEGIFDTNTGEFLRQTTHQGFRNDSSWARGLTWALYGFGAAYSFTRDERLLQTAEACANFYIERTPAHGVPPNDWDEPNPKLPYESSAAAIAASGMWNLAKLTGDTARARLYRDYALNILDTLTEPEFLAMETPGWEGILKHGMYHQRKGLGVDESVMWGEYFFLEAVYKVLHEGQ, encoded by the coding sequence ATGACAACGCTCGAAGCCAAACTCACCCGCACGTTCGATTTCGCGGGCAAGCAGCTCAAATATCTCATCGAAACGTATCCGCGCCTATTGCCGATGTACACGATGAACGGCAAGTGGAAACACAGCGGCGAGTCGTGGACGAACTGGTGCGAAGGATTTCTCGGCGGGCAGTTGTGGTTGATGTTCCAACATACCGGCGACGCGCGCTTCGCGTGGCGCGCCAAAGCCGAATACTATTCGCGCCTCATCGAAGAACGTAAAGATGATCGCAACGTGCACGATCTGGGATTTCTCTTCTGGTCAACGTGGAAACGCTGGTACGATGTGACCGGCGATCCAGTGATCAACGACGTGGTCGTCCACGCGGGCAAAACGTTGTCGTTGCGTTTCAAAGAAAAAGGTCAATACTTGCGTTCGTTCGTTTCGGATGAAAGTTGCTTCATTGACATTATGATGAATGTCGGCATCATTTTCTACGCGGCGCAACAATTGAACGACGCCGATATGCTCCGCAAGGCGACCCAGCATTGTCTCACGACGCGCAAGTACCTGGTGCGTGGCGATGGCAGTACGTCGCACGAAGGAATCTTTGACACGAACACCGGCGAATTTCTCCGGCAAACGACGCATCAAGGTTTTCGCAATGATTCATCCTGGGCGCGTGGATTGACCTGGGCGTTGTACGGATTCGGCGCCGCGTACTCGTTCACGCGCGACGAGCGCTTGTTGCAAACCGCTGAGGCGTGCGCGAATTTCTACATCGAGCGCACACCCGCGCATGGCGTCCCGCCGAACGACTGGGACGAGCCGAATCCCAAACTGCCGTACGAAAGTTCCGCCGCCGCGATTGCCGCGAGCGGAATGTGGAATCTTGCGAAACTCACGGGCGACACGGCGCGCGCGCGCCTGTATCGCGATTACGCGCTAAACATTCTCGACACGCTCACCGAGCCGGAATTTCTCGCGATGGAAACGCCGGGCTGGGAAGGCATTTTGAAGCACGGGATGTACCATCAACGCAAAGGTCTGGGCGTGGACGAAAGCGTGATGTGGGGCGAGTATTTCTTCCTTGAGGCAGTCTATAAAGTTTTGCACGAGGGGCAGTGA
- a CDS encoding ABC transporter ATP-binding protein, translated as MAEPFIRLQNLNKIYKTKDGDVHAVVDVNLDISKSEFVAVVGPSGCGKTTILKMLAGLVPYTSGAITIDGKRVDKPQTDVGIVFQDAIMLDWRDVFSNVMIQIDIRKMDRAQNTAVAMDLLKKVGLDGFEKKKPFELSGGMRQRVSICRALVHDPPLLLLDEPFGALDALTREQISMDIQRLWMDKRKTALHITHSIPEAVLLADRVVVMSPRPGRIVEIIDIDLPRPRRLDKLPPKFNDYAGHIRDLFKSAGVLAMD; from the coding sequence ATGGCTGAACCTTTCATTCGTCTTCAGAACCTCAACAAGATTTACAAAACTAAAGACGGTGATGTGCACGCCGTCGTAGATGTCAATCTTGACATTAGCAAGTCCGAGTTTGTCGCGGTGGTGGGACCGAGCGGATGCGGCAAAACGACGATTCTCAAAATGCTTGCCGGGCTTGTGCCGTACACGTCCGGCGCAATCACGATTGATGGCAAGCGCGTGGACAAGCCGCAGACCGATGTCGGCATCGTGTTTCAAGACGCGATCATGCTCGATTGGCGCGATGTGTTTTCGAATGTGATGATTCAGATTGACATTCGCAAAATGGATCGCGCGCAAAACACTGCGGTCGCGATGGACCTCCTGAAAAAAGTGGGTTTGGATGGGTTCGAAAAGAAAAAACCGTTCGAATTATCTGGCGGCATGCGTCAGCGTGTTTCCATTTGCCGCGCGCTCGTTCACGATCCACCCTTGCTCTTACTGGACGAACCATTTGGCGCGCTCGACGCGTTGACGCGCGAGCAAATTTCGATGGACATTCAACGCTTGTGGATGGACAAGCGCAAGACGGCGCTGCACATCACGCACTCGATTCCCGAAGCGGTTCTGCTCGCGGATCGCGTGGTCGTGATGAGTCCGCGCCCAGGACGCATCGTCGAGATCATTGACATTGATTTGCCGCGTCCGCGTCGTCTCGACAAACTACCGCCCAAGTTCAACGATTACGCCGGGCACATTCGCGATTTGTTCAAGTCCGCCGGGGTGTTGGCGATGGATTGA